From Pectinophora gossypiella chromosome 18, ilPecGoss1.1, whole genome shotgun sequence, one genomic window encodes:
- the LOC126375021 gene encoding TRAF3-interacting protein 1, translated as MEKDLSADVIKATQNALGKYVKRPPLTEKLLKKPPFRFLHDIVTTVLKTTGFFEGLFEEDELISENVKDREGKITFLTKVISVVATTTGKTIPAKPTKIVAGQEPEKTNELLQCLAIALDQKLSSDEAVKKYKDGGKAQTDNKAKESTKAVKKTNDAKKLTSKSSEKLTSNKKETRERSLNRPEKEKTIIKPKQKEATGIKKDSPPKKSSVQQSKTLTKKNSIEKAPQTQIESSINRSKKPVAEVIPHDEDVAKNNTNHDTTDQDSGVSLEKPDLTENDKPTKQLASKTEHEEHGKLNSSYTIAEVDLNSSLSSQDLMEVDNEKSEENLDTSNPDSDVNTEIKHNINNITKEHSHQQENNKVIRHETIVQNNDNNSAPHSFTKDSEKVIQNESTPKTTKNENVTRPKSVRPSSSRPGAPRLREKHDNTVTGNENLLVGKVNIIVENTPNEEDEDSSIIIVEQQPDIPLAQDQQELKLSSNQHGALVQQILESQKEFSQIGGKTEIEWQLGAQKAREAVNQEVEQLRFNIQALSRVANPLGKVLDHIQEDVEVMRQELQQWTTTYENASKELVKEKSANEDSLFPLHTKLKQLDVDILEKRDKINDLKIVIHKNSSRIEKLLAGGDVQ; from the exons ATGGAAAAAGACCTGAGTGCCGATGTAATAAAAGCTACGCAAAATGCGCTGGGCAAGTATGTGAAACGACCGCCGTTGACTGAAAAATTGTTGAAGAAACCACCTTTTCGTTTCTTACACGATATTGTAACAACG GTGCTGAAAACTACAGGTTTTTTCGAGGGACTATTTGAAGAAGATGAATTAATATCGGAAAATGTTAAGGACAGAGAGGGGAAAATCACATTTCTCACTAAAGTTATATCAGTTGTGG CCACGACAACGGGAAAGACTATTCCAGCCAAGCCAACAAAAATAGTAGCCGGCCAGGAGCCCGAGAAAACAAATGAGCTACTTCAATGTCTAGCAATAGCGTTAGACCAAAAGTTATCATCAGATGAAGCTGTAAAGAAATACAAAGATGGGGGAAAAGCTCAAACAGATAACAAAGCCAAAGAATCAACAAAAGCTGTTAAGAAAACTAACGACGCAAAGAAATTAACTTCAAAAAGTAGTGAAAAACTAACGAGTAATAAAAAGGAAACTCGAGAAAGATCGTTAAATAGACCTGAAAAAGAAAAGACAATTATAAAACCGAAACAAAAAGAGGCCACTGGAATAAAAAAAGATTCACCACCTAAAAAATCTTCAGTACAACAATCAAAAACATTAACTAAAAAGAACTCTATTGAAAAAGCACCCCAAACTCAAATTGAAAGTAGCATAAATAGAAGCAAAAAGCCTGTCGCAGAAGTTATACCTCACGATGAAGATGTggcaaaaaataatacaaatcatGATACCACCGATCAAGATTCAGGAGTATCACTTGAAAAACCAGATCTTACTGAAAATGATAAACCTACCAAACAACTTGCATCTAAAACCGAACACGAGGAACATGGAAAACTCAATTCATCGTATACAATAGCTGAAGTTGATTTAAATTCATCTTTGTCGTCACAAGATCTCATGGAAGTAGACAATGAAAAATCAGAAGAAAACCTGGATACTAGTAATCCAGATTCTGACGttaacacagaaataaaacacaatattaaCAATATAACTAAAGAACACAGTCAtcaacaagaaaataataaagtaatacgGCATGAAACAATCGttcaaaataatgataataacagCGCACCACATAGTTTTACCAAAGACTCAGAAAAAGTTATTCAGAATGAATCTACTCCGAAAACcacaaaaaatgaaaatgtaaccAGACCAAAAAGTGTGAGACCTTCATCTTCAAGACCTGGCGCACCCCGATTGAGAGAGAAACATGACAACACTGTAACAGGGAATGAAAACCTTCTCGTAGGAAAAGTGAACATTATAGTGGAAAACACTCCGAATGAAGAG GACGAAGACTCGAGTATTATAATAGTGGAACAACAACCGGATATTCCGTTGGCGCAGGATCAACAAGAGCTAAAGTTATCTTCAAACCAGCACGGAGCGCTTGTGCAACAAATTCTAGAGTCGCAAAAGGAATTTTCACAAATTGGCGGAAAAACAGAAATC GAGTGGCAGCTTGGTGCACAGAAGGCTAGAGAAGCCGTCAATCAAGAAGTAGAACAACTTAGATTCAATATTCAGGCTCTGTCGCGAGTCGCCAATCCTCTAGGGAAAGTGCTGGACCACATTCAGGAGGACGTGGAAGTGATGCGCCAGGAACTGCAGCAGTGGACAACAACCTATGAAAACGCCTCCAAAGAGCTCGTTAAAGAAAAGTC GGCAAACGAGGACTCCTTGTTTCCTCTCCATACGAAGCTAAAGCAACTGGATGTCGACATTTTggagaaacgtgataaaatcaaTGATCTCAAAATAGTTATACACAAAAATTCGTCACGCATTGAAAAGCTTCTAGCGGGCGGGGACGTGCAATAA